The sequence below is a genomic window from Setaria italica strain Yugu1 chromosome IV, Setaria_italica_v2.0, whole genome shotgun sequence.
ccctagtcagagttcatgtgaagacacacatgaatattagactagcacatgtattagttgatgactatgtttcacaagtcatggacatggagatgtcaaactaataatgtgggcacgtgtagagacatgtgctaggactgacccaacgtgagttacatagttctctctttacacaacgtgtacgctttgtcttagacctgagattgtcacatgtacgaTGTCGATGGACTTACTTAGGAGCTATGAAACACTACatcgtaactgggtagttataaaggtagctttcgggtttgtcaagaagcatgctgtgaggcatggtcagtcaagattgaatttgcccctctctatttgagagagatatctctgggcccctcgagtgatcggattcggaaatgcatgaccatgctacgtgaggttaagagttaacctagaaagggattccaaatcacagcatcgagaaagagtggtcggcttggagctagaccaaatatcgtgaggcaaagagaatagcatgtatgtgatgttgtgatggtttgtctgatatgatcttcgtgtgccaataggagttagtatgtcttaCTAGAGgtcgctactaactattggctgagtaggagtactcgggccatgtatatgtgtatatgaatctatagggtcacacacttaaagggttggaagcccaattcggatgtgatctgaattggaccaggtttaggagtactaatgggccttggacccagaggcccattaggaacccctatatattgaggggtggggttCCTAGGGTTGAAACCCCTTTTGGCCgaatcgagaaaaccacgcaagccattaatgtactccatggagcgtttgtcctcattgtacatccattgctgatccatctacaaagtagTACCGAActaaagatattctgatcatccatagaattatgAAGCATaaaaaacatgatacaaatttcataagactcaaatgttgctgaaagtttagatagaaatgcacaaatttaaatttcatacccaaacaacatgatacactacaacaaaccatcctctgagtactatctaggactTTAAGTAACCTTGGgcgacgaagacgaaggtttaACTGACCCAGCCTCGTCGTGTggattatttgtgcctcctgcgacagtagtactcagtggacctaAAACCCCAGGGACagtagtactcagtggacctaAAACCCCAGGGACAGTAGTACTCAGTGGTCCTAAAACCCCAGGGACTGCTGATGGAgtataacgaccaccaaaaggagatcCCTAACCCGTGgcaacaacatcttcatgatATCTTTCCAGATAACAAAGCATTTCTCTCTCCcacgcgctcattttcttcagcttatcatgaGGACCAACtgtgattttccccttgccacgagaggaacgacgatcgccactccctccagcagcagtagccatgtTGATTGAACAACactatattttttaaatttgacAATAATAAAATAGTATTAAGAATATCCAAATTtaattatctctatgtaccacaatttacaatttatttattagctcatatttgcaaatgactaaactatgaacaaattatattttttccacaatttatttagctcaaacacaacatataaatgaattgtagcttattctaaaaatgcgTAATTACAAACCTCTATTTCGTCTTATTagctctatgtaccacaatttatttagctcatatttgcaaatgactaaactatgaacaaattatatttttcccataatttatttagctcatatttgtaaaggactaaactatgaaattaatCTCTccattattcctctaaccttaTTGATCAATTTGTTTAAATAATACCAAACATAGCATCCAATCCATTGTAGCTCAAACATATATAAcatatgcatataaatgaaaaatttctccattataGCTTACTCTAAACATCACAAATTATTCTACCTCTAAGGTATAAAAcctagtatactaaccatgtaacaagggaggatgaagtttctaacctttagagcACGtcaatgagtgaaatcccctaGGTCGCCTTGGAAGGATGAAGCTCGAGGTGTGGTGGGTGGCTCGggcatgaggaagaagaagccggaTTTACAGGATGGACGTTactaccgggtgaagcctccacccggtactaaagggagtcacagggctcctcggggactagccgttaggctcggtactaatgctTACATTAGTATCGGATACAATTGCAAACCGGTACTAGTGCAGTGGATGAAATATATACAAAATTACATTAACAAAAAATACCACAACATGTTACAAATAAAGAAATTAATACAAGTGATGGTCGTTCATATATGTCTAAGGTTACGTATATCATTTAAGTGTTATACATGGGATTGGACGAAGTTGGATCAAATGAGACCCGACAGGTTTAAAGTATTGGAAACAATATGCACCCcgtatgtaaaaaaaaaactctttcaTCCACCATCAGTAATTTCTTGCCATTTCATAAAAATGTTGTTTAATGAAAATGAAATTCCCATTAAAATTTGGCTTATTAACACATTACAGAAATAATAGTTAACATCATAAGTAATAACAAGAAATTGGAACAAAGTCATTTTTTTACAATTGGTTTGCTACAGCTTTTATTGACTTAAATCGAATTGTGCATGTAAGCCAATCCAATCGATTGCATTTGCCTCCGTATATATCATCAATAGTTGACCTTACTGCAGGTGAGTCTCACCTCCACCGGCTTCCCCGGTGGTGGTGGAATTTTGCCCATTTTGACCATGGCCTTGGCGAAGTCCTTCGCGAACGCCTCGCCATCCATGCTGTACCTCTCCACCAGATGGTCCAGCGGGCCACCGCAGccgtagagctcctggtcggaGGTGAGAAGGCCGCGCCGTGCGATCAGGTCCTTGTAGTAGGCGTTGTCAAACCTCATCGGCGTCTGCTCGTCAAACGGCGCCAtggcgtcgtcgccgccggcctggcACGTCTGCCGGCGGATCTCCGCGAACGAGGGGTCGAtgtcgtcggcgccgccctGGCCGTCGTAGCCGTAGACGCGTTCCCTGTAGTGGAGGCACCGCGCCGTGCCGACGCTGTGGGCGCCGGAGAGAGCGACCAGGTCCTTGGCGTCGAGGCCGTACCTCTCGAACAGCTGGACGAGGGCGGTGAGGTTGTCCTTCGGGCTGGGGAGCTCCGTCATGGCCGCGTACTTGTCGGCGGCGCGCGAGTCCTTGCGGCCGAGCTGCACGTTCCATGCCGGGCCGCCGAGCAGGGCGACGGCGTCCCGGGAGGCCAgggcgaggatgtcggcgcaggagacggtggccgggcAGGAGTGCTCGAGGTGGGACTTGATCTCGTCGATCACGTCGAAGCCGCGGAGCGAGTCGTTGGGCTCGGCGGCCTTCTCGCTCTCGAAGAAGTGCCTGCCGTCGTCGTCCAGGAGGACCGAGGCGTCGCATCCCTGTCATGTATTCGTGGCCGACAAATTAATATGGTAACATAGCCGCGATGCAGTCACGAGCTAGCTAGAGATTAGATTAGTTGAAAAACATCAGTGAAGAAGTAGAGACAACGTACgttgacgaagcagtcgtggaagaagagGCGGAGCACTGCGGGGGCAATCGCCTGGTCGGCGGCGACCCTGGACGCCATCACGGACTGCACGATGCTCTGCACGCTGGGGCAGGACTTGTCGTAGTAGCTGATTGAGAGCCGGTGGTCACCGTTAGCGACGGTGCACGCGACAAGAACAGAGAGGATCACCGGGACAAGCCAAGAAGCGATCCTCGACGGCGACATGGCTGTCGATGTGCCGAGATCAAAGCGCCGGCTCCGAGCACTATGAACAAGGAATAAAGATCGAGCCGCGACTGCCGGTCTTGTATTCTAGTAGTAGTGTGTAGTGAAGCAAGAGATGATCGACAGCAGGTTTGAACTGATGAGTATGCAGGTTGCAGTGGATGAGTGCGAATGCAGGATGATGAGCCCTGCTTATATACAGATCGGAGATGAGTGTGGGCACGCGCTGCAGCTTCTCCCGCCGCCTTCGTGTTCCTGGGCGCACCTGCTCCCGTGCTAATTCTATGCGTGTGCACGCGCGATCGTTAGGCTGGTGTTGGCAAGGTCTCCGGTCTGGCAAGCTCGTGCCTCGTGGCGACGGGGTCTAGCCGTCTAGGTGATGAACAAGGACGGAGGAGATTATTGTCAAGTGTCTAGGAGAAACATGGACCTGCTACTTGCGGATGATTGTACCTAAAATAATAATCTCCCATGCAGTGTAAGTCAAGTGGTCGAAAGGGTTGAAAAGATCCGTTGAGAACACACGGTCACACGGGCAATGACGTCGCCAATGTCGGAACGAACTCTTGATTGCGATGGATCCTATTGTTTAGCTGGACGCAATCATTCGTTGCCTTCTGATATCACATATATG
It includes:
- the LOC101786716 gene encoding peroxidase P7; the protein is MSPSRIASWLVPVILSVLVACTVANGDHRLSISYYDKSCPSVQSIVQSVMASRVAADQAIAPAVLRLFFHDCFVNGCDASVLLDDDGRHFFESEKAAEPNDSLRGFDVIDEIKSHLEHSCPATVSCADILALASRDAVALLGGPAWNVQLGRKDSRAADKYAAMTELPSPKDNLTALVQLFERYGLDAKDLVALSGAHSVGTARCLHYRERVYGYDGQGGADDIDPSFAEIRRQTCQAGGDDAMAPFDEQTPMRFDNAYYKDLIARRGLLTSDQELYGCGGPLDHLVERYSMDGEAFAKDFAKAMVKMGKIPPPPGKPVEVRLTCSKVNY